From one Lineus longissimus chromosome 3, tnLinLong1.2, whole genome shotgun sequence genomic stretch:
- the LOC135485262 gene encoding RNA polymerase II-associated factor 1 homolog, translating into MPPTIQSSRRDDTERSKRGERRSDLVCKVKYNNTLPDIPFDPKFITYPFESNRYVQYNQTSLERSYKHELLTEHDLGVHIDLINPATYKVDYHAHLDHEDERLLDEESQGQADSKRSRHHSKSVSWLRKTEYISTEFNRFTPLADKPEARIGYNIKKHFKDEDLYKDRESQLAAIEKTFEYAQTPITKHYSKPGVHPVDILPVFPDFELWKHPCAQVIFDSDPAPKGMSVPAQIDEMSQAMIRGVVDESGEQFVAYFLPTEDTTKKRKRDTEEGKEYMSDEEYDYTLAREYNWNVKNKSSRGYEETYFFVIKENGVYYNELETRVRLSKRRKVAGAGPTPSTRLIVKHRSLDKREEHAQEIRSSMLGPPGEEEEEEEEMELPAGDGNVEDDDLGSFKSGSSRSRSGSRSRSGSRSSSGSRSRSRSRSGSRSRSRSRSGSRSGSGSRSRSRSRSGSRSGSGSRSRSRSRSGSRSRSRSRSGSRSRSGSRSRSRSRSRSKSKSRSRSRSRSRSVSPSSVRSGSPAGSGSGHGSGSDSGSESEAEKVHKDEEDIFGGGSSGAESD; encoded by the exons ATGCCGCCAACTATACAGTCATCACGAAGAGATGACACAGAAAGATCAAAGCGAGGAGAACGTCG ATCGGATCTGGTGTGCAAGGTGAAATACAACAATACTCTACCAGACATTCCATTTGACCCTAAGTTCATCACCTATCCCTTTGAGTCAAACAG ATATGTACAGTACAACCAGACGTCACTTGAACGCTCCTATAAACATGAGTTACTCACAGAACACGATCTGGGAGTCCATATTGATCTCATTAATCCAGCGACTTACAAAGTTGATTACCATG CCCAccttgaccatgaagatgaaagGCTATTGGATGAAGAGTCACAAGGACAGGCCGATTCAAAAAG ATCACGTCACCACAGCAAGAGCGTCTCATGGCTAAGAAAGACAGAGTACATTTCCACTGAATTTAATCGCTTCACACCACTTGCCGACAAACCAGAGGCCAGGATTGGTTATAATATCAAGAAACATTTCAAGGATGAAGACCTTTACAAGGACAGAGAAAGTCAGCTCGCAGCTATTGAGAAGACATTTGAATATGCCCAGACACCA ATTACCAAACATTATAGCAAGCCTGGGGTTCATCCAGTTGACATACTGCCTGTTTTCCCAGATTTTGAG TTGTGGAAACATCCATGTGCTCAAGTTATATTCGACTCGGACCCTGCACCCAAGGGAATGTCTGTTCCAGCTCAGATTGATGAAATGTCACAGGCCATGATCAG AGGTGTGGTGGATGAAAGCGGTGAGCAGTTTGTTGCGTATTTCCTTCCAACGGAAGACACGACCAAGAAGAGGAAGCGAGACACTGAAGAGGGCAAGGAATACATGTCAGATGAGGA ATATGATTACACATTAGCCCGAGAATACAACTGGAACGTCAAGAACAAGTCATCTCGAGGATACGAGGAGACGTATTTCTTCGTAATCAAGGAGAATGGTGTCTATTATAACGAGTTGGAGACAAGAGTTCGTCTTAGTAAGAGAAGAAAGGTTGCCGGTGCTGGCCCAACACCATCTACAAGACTTATTGTGAAACACAGGTCATTGGATAAGAGAGAAGAGCACGCACAG GAAATCCGTTCATCTATGCTTGGTCCACCtggagaggaagaggaggaggaggaagagatGGAGCTTCCAGCAG GCGATGGGAATGTTGAAGATGACGACCTTGGAAGCTTCAAAAGTGGAAGTAGTCGGTCACGATCTGGATCAAGATCACGGTCAGGGTCGCGTTCAAGCTCTGGATCAAGGTCACGTTCCAGGTCAAGGTCAGGTTCAAGATCACgttcaaggtcaaggtctgGATCTCGTTCAGGGTCTGGATCCcgctcaaggtcaaggtcaagatcTGGATCCCGTTCTGGGTCTGGATcacggtcaaggtcaaggtcaagatcTGGATCTCGTTCACGATCCAGATCAAGGTCAGGATCACGTTCACGGTCAGGCTCCagatcaaggtcaaggtcacgttcCCGGTCAAAATCTAAATCCAGGTCCAGATCTCGTTCACGGTCCCGATCAGTGTCACCGTCAAGTGTTCGATCTGGTAGTCCAGCTGGCAGTGGGAGTGGTCATGGCAGTGGGAGTGACAGTGGCAGTGAGAGTGAGGCTGAGAAGGTCCATAAAGACGAGGAGGACATCTTTGGTGGCGGAAGCTCTGGTGCGGAGAGTGATTGA